The genomic region TAGGGTCTTCCCATAATGATAAGTAACACCACGGCTAAAATTCCGCCTAGGGCAACGGGTTTAGAAATCACCAATCTAAAAATTAAGGCTACTCCCACTAGAATCCCAATGATAATGCCCATTAACGGGATCCATTTTCGTTTTTCAGATTCGCGATAAGCAATCCAGTTTACAATCCCAAAGGTAAATAAGAAGGCCAAACTTGCTGCTTCTACCAATGAACTCAACGAGCCTACAATAGCTAAGGTCCCGGCTAAAGTACCTAGAACAATGATCGATCGATCGGGTACATCGTTTTTATTGGTGTGATCAAACCAGGAAGGAAGTTCGTTTTTAGAGGCAATACGTTTGGATAAATTGGCCGTGGAAAATAGAGTGGAATTGATGGCTGCGGCTGTTGCAAATCCTGCAGCAACCGTCATTACTATAAGTCCGGTTTTTCCAAAAGCCGATTCGGCCGAAATGGACAAAGCAATTTCTTTAAAACTAATCATAGACGTAGCACCACCCACCATGGTTGCTCCTAACGCTACTACCGCATAAAGGATGACCACAAATATGACAGCGCTCATTAAAGTAGGCATAAAGCTCTTTTCAGGATTTTTAATTTTATCGTATTCGTAGGTAAGTAGCTGAAAGCCTTCGTATGCCATAAATATGGAAGCTCCTCCAATTAAACTTGACCAAATAGGTCGAGGACTGATTCCCGCGGTAAGTTGAGAGGTGTCCCAATTGGCCAGTCCGTAAATGCCTAAAGCCAATAATACTAGTAGGTTCACCGATACGATAATAATCTCTACATTGGTCAGTTTTCCTACTCCGGCTAAATTCAATAAAATTAAAGCGATGACAATCCCGGCGGCAAGTAAACGCATTAATAAAGGATTGCCATGAAAAGCAAACGATAGGTAATGTCCAAAAGCATAAGCGTAAACCGATATCGTTAAGACATACCCGATAATTAACAACCAGCTGAGGTTTCCGGCCATTTTTTTATCGTTTACTTTTTCCAGAAATACAAAGGCACCGCCTTCTTCGTGAAATTTATTAGTTAGGAACACATAACTA from Zunongwangia profunda SM-A87 harbors:
- a CDS encoding APC family permease, with the protein product MSNNSSKLNPLSVWALAAGGMVGGGIYTVLGVVIAVSAQWTWLAFVLTGLIAIPSAYSYVFLTNKFHEEGGAFVFLEKVNDKKMAGNLSWLLIIGYVLTISVYAYAFGHYLSFAFHGNPLLMRLLAAGIVIALILLNLAGVGKLTNVEIIIVSVNLLVLLALGIYGLANWDTSQLTAGISPRPIWSSLIGGASIFMAYEGFQLLTYEYDKIKNPEKSFMPTLMSAVIFVVILYAVVALGATMVGGATSMISFKEIALSISAESAFGKTGLIVMTVAAGFATAAAINSTLFSTANLSKRIASKNELPSWFDHTNKNDVPDRSIIVLGTLAGTLAIVGSLSSLVEAASLAFLFTFGIVNWIAYRESEKRKWIPLMGIIIGILVGVALIFRLVISKPVALGGILAVVLLIIMGRPYLLKKKEKTQQKAQVDEN